A genomic stretch from Sphingobacterium sp. ML3W includes:
- a CDS encoding RidA family protein: MYNADEQFEKLGLTLPPAPAPKGVYKPYVIDGKYLYLSGHGPVQDDASLIIGRIGSDISPEEGKLAARQVGLTMLSTIKTNLGSLNKIKRVIKVLGMVNCTSDFLYHPGVINGCSELFAAVWGEENGIGTRSAVGFGSLPDNIPVEIEALFELY, encoded by the coding sequence ATGTACAATGCAGATGAACAATTTGAGAAATTAGGTTTGACATTACCACCGGCACCAGCACCTAAAGGTGTCTATAAACCATACGTTATTGATGGAAAGTATCTTTATCTTTCTGGACATGGGCCGGTACAGGACGATGCTTCTCTGATTATAGGGCGGATAGGTAGCGATATCAGTCCCGAGGAAGGGAAACTTGCGGCCAGACAGGTAGGCTTGACGATGCTATCGACGATCAAAACCAATTTGGGGTCATTAAATAAAATTAAGCGTGTTATTAAAGTATTGGGTATGGTCAACTGTACGTCCGATTTCTTGTATCATCCTGGGGTAATCAATGGTTGTAGTGAGTTGTTTGCTGCGGTTTGGGGCGAAGAAAATGGAATCGGTACACGGAGTGCAGTTGGTTTTGGCTCTTTACCTGATAATATCCCTGTCGAAATCGAAGCCCTATTCGAGTTATATTAA